In Mercenaria mercenaria strain notata chromosome 14, MADL_Memer_1, whole genome shotgun sequence, the following are encoded in one genomic region:
- the LOC128548333 gene encoding uncharacterized protein LOC128548333: MGFEPEEVHKAMTASFNDPDMAVEYLINGIPEHLVELALKDPKTTGPNDCETSYGEFFPLEPTVFEQTDYRAQTMHVGESCQISSGGLTCLEPAASAQTMDQAQCVGESRESISDELTDVGIDDPGKIDNNGEQASSSVHNIVTSQLGQSGEFPQNSSNGQNMVTCEILYQRQKQI, encoded by the exons ATGGGTTTCGAACCTGAAGAAGTTCACAAGGCTATGACAGCAAGTTTTAACGATCCTGATATGGCAGTTGAATATTTGATTAAT GGTATTCCAGAACATCTTGTCGAGCTTGCTCTCAAAGATCCCAAGACCACAGGACCAAATGATTGTGAGACTTCGTATGGTGAGTTCTTCCCTTTAGAGCCAACTGTTTTTGAACAAACCGACTATCGAGCACAGACCATGCATGTTGGAGAATCCTGTCAGATTTCGTCTGGTGGACTTACATGTTTAGAACCAGCTGCTTCAGCACAGACCATGGATCAAGCACAGTGTGTTGGAGAATCCCGTGAGAGTATTTCTGATGAGCTTACTGATGTAGGGATAGATGATCCTGGAAAGATTGATAATAATGGGGAACAGGCTTCCTCTAGCGTACACAACATAGTCACTAGTCAGTTGGGACAAAGTGGAGAATTCCCTCAAAACTCATCTAACGGACAAAACATGGTTACTTGTGAAATATTGTACCAAaggcaaaaacaaatataa
- the LOC123526332 gene encoding uncharacterized protein LOC123526332 isoform X2, protein MERALQNEEKLSPLIEGIVKSVQKETKCERANLIRNAIEFHLKTWLDAVENTNTLFKLSELIHAGSYAEGTKIIHPDEFDFLAVIDDLSQPDSVIIDNNASNFQEGLVKVAVADDRLKSRWNTLCKNGHLQCFQSVDYPKNKGEYRFGHVFISTLWEKIRNGNKIGLTDVSLTDIACKVQLQTVNNIPLFLKGAEYSTPNIFIEFELENREISVDLSLAIRYHNIEDCFKAEDCVGPAFAELVLSRKSLLLVATRNNFDVKVTVTEAEVQYMQSVMKQEHKVIYIFMKYITKLYCDHLFRLPSFTSYMLKTVCIHHDIKCKNKNRTVAECLKSVIKELDVCTRQEYVISLVNRHIRLRSKTFVEEKTINRKSMLNGMRKLWQLPDKISTVNEFDAFLRHLIQQERQSRDEEKRLLQQEWGQFNQSTVSKFIDMGFEPEAVHKAMRASYYDPDMAVEYLKNNTLTSIPRTQEYGVRLRIASLSF, encoded by the exons ATGGAACGTGCAttacaaaatgaagaaaaactttCTCCACTAATAGAAGGTATAGTCAAGTCAGTGCAGAAAGAAACTAAATGTGAGAGAGCAAACCTGATTCGTAATGCAATTGAATTCCATTTAAAGACTTGGCTGGATGCGGTAGAAAATacaaatactttatttaagttATCGGAACTGATTCACGCAGGAAGTTATGCTGAGGGGACTAAAATAATACATCCTGATGAGTTCGACTTTTTAGCTGTAATAGATGACTTGTCGCAACCAGATTCTGTAATTATAGATAACAATGCAAGTAACTTTCAGGAAGGTTTAGTCAAAGTTGCAGTTGCAGACGACAGATTAAAATCAAGATGGAACACGCTCTGTAAAAACGGGCATCTGCAATGTTTCCAAAGTGTCGATTATCCAAAAAACAAGGGCGAATATAGATTCGGACATGTTTTCATTTCAACACTGTGGGAGAAAATTCGAAATGGGAATAAGATAGGGCTGACTGACGTATCGCTAACCGACATAGCGTGTAAAGTTCAATTACAAACAGTGAACAATATCCCCTTATTTTTAAAAGGAGCCGAATATAGTACACCTAACATTTTCATCGAATTTGAACTGGAAAACAGAGAAATATCTGTAGATTTATCCCTTGCAATAAGATATCATAACATTGAAGATTGTTTCAAAGCAGAAGACTGTGTAGGCCCAGCTTTTGCAGAACTTGTTTTAAGTCGCAAGTCTCTGTTGCTTGTTGCGACAAGAAACAATTTCGATGTTAAGGTGACTGTGACTGAAGCTGAGGTTCAATACATGCAGTCTGTAATGAAACAAGAGCACAAAGTCATCtatatattcatgaaatatattacGAAATTATACTGTGATCACCTCTTCCGCCTTCCATCGTTTACGTCATACATGCTGAAAACAGTTTGTATTCACCATGATATTAagtgcaaaaataaaaacagaactgTCGCAGAATGTCTCAAATCTGTGATAAAGGAACTAGATGTGTGCACCCGACAGGAATACGTTATTAGTTTAGTGAATAGGCATATTCGCCTTCGATCTAAGACCTTCGTAGAAGAGAAAACAATCAACAGAAAATCTATGCTTAACGGAATGAGGAAACTCTGGCAGTTACCAGACAAAATCAGTACCGTTAATGAGTTTGATGCATTTTTGAGGCACCTGATTCAACAAGAGAGACAGAGTAGAGATGAGG aGAAACGCCTACTGCAGCAGGAATGGGGTCAGTTCAACCAAAGtacagtttcaaagtttattgacATGGGTTTCGAACCTGAAGCAGTTCACAAGGCTATGAGAGCAAGTTACTACGATCCTGATATGGCAGTTGAATATTTAAAGAAT AACACCTTGACGTCGATCCCAAGGACACAGGAATATGGCGTGAGACTTCGTATCGCGAGTCTTTCCTTTTAG
- the LOC123526332 gene encoding uncharacterized protein LOC123526332 isoform X1 — MERALQNEEKLSPLIEGIVKSVQKETKCERANLIRNAIEFHLKTWLDAVENTNTLFKLSELIHAGSYAEGTKIIHPDEFDFLAVIDDLSQPDSVIIDNNASNFQEGLVKVAVADDRLKSRWNTLCKNGHLQCFQSVDYPKNKGEYRFGHVFISTLWEKIRNGNKIGLTDVSLTDIACKVQLQTVNNIPLFLKGAEYSTPNIFIEFELENREISVDLSLAIRYHNIEDCFKAEDCVGPAFAELVLSRKSLLLVATRNNFDVKVTVTEAEVQYMQSVMKQEHKVIYIFMKYITKLYCDHLFRLPSFTSYMLKTVCIHHDIKCKNKNRTVAECLKSVIKELDVCTRQEYVISLVNRHIRLRSKTFVEEKTINRKSMLNGMRKLWQLPDKISTVNEFDAFLRHLIQQERQSRDEEKRLLQQEWGQFNQSTVSKFIDMGFEPEAVHKAMRASYYDPDMAVEYLKNGIPEHLDVDPKDTGIWRETSYRESFLLAPTVFEQTDNPAQTMHDAESRRISSGGFTRLASTASAQATDQAQDEVENSLKTQNSSDGQNMASCEILYQRQK, encoded by the exons ATGGAACGTGCAttacaaaatgaagaaaaactttCTCCACTAATAGAAGGTATAGTCAAGTCAGTGCAGAAAGAAACTAAATGTGAGAGAGCAAACCTGATTCGTAATGCAATTGAATTCCATTTAAAGACTTGGCTGGATGCGGTAGAAAATacaaatactttatttaagttATCGGAACTGATTCACGCAGGAAGTTATGCTGAGGGGACTAAAATAATACATCCTGATGAGTTCGACTTTTTAGCTGTAATAGATGACTTGTCGCAACCAGATTCTGTAATTATAGATAACAATGCAAGTAACTTTCAGGAAGGTTTAGTCAAAGTTGCAGTTGCAGACGACAGATTAAAATCAAGATGGAACACGCTCTGTAAAAACGGGCATCTGCAATGTTTCCAAAGTGTCGATTATCCAAAAAACAAGGGCGAATATAGATTCGGACATGTTTTCATTTCAACACTGTGGGAGAAAATTCGAAATGGGAATAAGATAGGGCTGACTGACGTATCGCTAACCGACATAGCGTGTAAAGTTCAATTACAAACAGTGAACAATATCCCCTTATTTTTAAAAGGAGCCGAATATAGTACACCTAACATTTTCATCGAATTTGAACTGGAAAACAGAGAAATATCTGTAGATTTATCCCTTGCAATAAGATATCATAACATTGAAGATTGTTTCAAAGCAGAAGACTGTGTAGGCCCAGCTTTTGCAGAACTTGTTTTAAGTCGCAAGTCTCTGTTGCTTGTTGCGACAAGAAACAATTTCGATGTTAAGGTGACTGTGACTGAAGCTGAGGTTCAATACATGCAGTCTGTAATGAAACAAGAGCACAAAGTCATCtatatattcatgaaatatattacGAAATTATACTGTGATCACCTCTTCCGCCTTCCATCGTTTACGTCATACATGCTGAAAACAGTTTGTATTCACCATGATATTAagtgcaaaaataaaaacagaactgTCGCAGAATGTCTCAAATCTGTGATAAAGGAACTAGATGTGTGCACCCGACAGGAATACGTTATTAGTTTAGTGAATAGGCATATTCGCCTTCGATCTAAGACCTTCGTAGAAGAGAAAACAATCAACAGAAAATCTATGCTTAACGGAATGAGGAAACTCTGGCAGTTACCAGACAAAATCAGTACCGTTAATGAGTTTGATGCATTTTTGAGGCACCTGATTCAACAAGAGAGACAGAGTAGAGATGAGG aGAAACGCCTACTGCAGCAGGAATGGGGTCAGTTCAACCAAAGtacagtttcaaagtttattgacATGGGTTTCGAACCTGAAGCAGTTCACAAGGCTATGAGAGCAAGTTACTACGATCCTGATATGGCAGTTGAATATTTAAAGAAT ggTATTCCAGAACACCTTGACGTCGATCCCAAGGACACAGGAATATGGCGTGAGACTTCGTATCGCGAGTCTTTCCTTTTAGCGCCAACAGTTTTCGAACAGACCGACAATCCAGCACAAACCATGCATGATGCAGAATCCCGTCGGATTTCATCTGGTGGATTTACACGTTTAGCATCAACTGCTTCAGCACAGGCAACAGATCAAGCACAGGACGAGGTGGAGAATTCCCTCAAAACTCAAAACTCATCTGACGGACAAAACATGGCTTCTTGTGAAATATTGTACCAAAGGCAAAAATAA